A region from the Brassica napus cultivar Da-Ae chromosome C8, Da-Ae, whole genome shotgun sequence genome encodes:
- the LOC106396201 gene encoding psbP-like protein 1, chloroplastic isoform X1, translating to MSSMASLKLSPSSPISIPKRSGYVVRRGVSFIVRSEQSPSSSSDLQDKCDRRRLVVTLGVVAPWISLLCKAPVSFGAESKKGFMTVSDNKDAYSFLYPFGWQVEKANFL from the exons ATGTCGTCAATGGCTTCTCTGAAGCTTTCACCTTCTTCGCCAATCTCCATCCCTAAG AGAAGCGGGTATGTTGTTAGGAGAGGAGTATCATTTATTGTTCGGTCTGAGCAATCTCCGTCTTCCTCCTCTGATCTTCAGG ATAAATGTGATAGGAGGCGTCTGGTGGTAACATTAGGTGTTGTGGCTCCTTGGATCTCATTGCTTTGTAAAGCTCCAGTATCAT TTGGTGCAGAAAGCAAAAAAGGATTCATGACTGTCTCTGACAATAAGGACGCTTATTCATTTCTCTATCCCTTTGGCTGGCAGGTTGAAAAAGCCAATTTTCTCTGA
- the LOC106396200 gene encoding 60S ribosomal protein L23a-2, which translates to MAPAKVDVTKKADSKAKALKAAKAVKSGQIIKKKAKKIRTKVTFHRPKTLTKARDPKYPRISATPRNKLDHYGILKYPLTTESAMKKIEDNNTLVFIVDIRADKKKIKDAVKKMYDIQTKKVNTLIRPDGTKKAYVRLTPDYDALDVANKIGII; encoded by the exons ATGGCTCCAGCTAAAG TTGATGTTACTAAGAAGGCTGACTCAAAGGCCAAGGCCTTGAAAGCTGCGAAAGCGGTGAAGTCAGGCCAAATCATCAAGAAGAAGGCGAAGAAGATCAGGACAAAGGTGACGTTCCACAGGCCAAAGACATTGACGAAGGCTAGAGACCCGAAGTACCCACGCATCAGTGCAACTCCGAGGAACAAGTTGGACCACTACGGAATCCTCAAGTACCCACTCACCACCGAGTCCGCAATGAAGAAGATCGAAGACAACAACACCTTGGTCTTCATTGTTGACATCCGTGCagacaagaagaagatcaagGATGCTGTCAAGAAGATGTATGACATTCAGACCAAGAAAGTCAACACCCTCATTAG GCCTGATGGAACGAAGAAGGCGTACGTGAGATTGACTCCTGATTACGATGCTTTGGATGTAGCTAACAAAATCGGGATCATCTAA
- the LOC106396280 gene encoding very-long-chain enoyl-CoA reductase-like translates to MKVTVVSRSGREVLKAPLDLPDSATVADLQEAFHKRAKKFYPSRQRLTLPVAPGSKDKPVVLNSKKSLKEYCDGNTDSLTVVFKDLGAQVSYRTLFFFEYLGPLLIYPVFYYFPVYKYLGYGEDRVIHPVQTYAMYYWCFHYFKRIMETFFVHRFSHATSPIGNVFRNCAYYWTFGAYIAYYVNHPLYTPVSDLQMKIGFGFGLVCQVANFYCHILLKNLRDPSGSGGYQIPRGFLFNIVTCANYTTEIYQWLGFNIATQTVAGYVFLAVAALIMTNWALGKHSRLRKIFDGKDGKPKYPRRWVILPPFL, encoded by the exons ATGAAAGTCACCGTCGTCTCCCGCAGCGGCAGAGAAGTTCTCAAAGCCCCCCTCGACCTCCCCGATTCG GCGACTGTTGCTGATCTGCAGGAAGCTTTTCACAAGAGAg CTAAGAAGTTTTACCCATCGAGGCAAAGACTGACTCTCCCCGTGGCTCCTGGCTCAAAGGACAAACCGGTTGTCCTCAACAGCAAGAAGTCACTCAAAGAGTACTGTGATGGAAACACAGACTCCTTAACCGTAGTCTTCAAGGACTTGGGAGCACAAGTCTCATACCGCACGCTCTTCTTCTTCGAGTACCTAGGCCCGCTCCTAATCTACCCGGTCTTCTACTACTTCCCTGTCTACAAATACCTGGGCTACGGCGAAGACCGTGTGATCCACCCGGTCCAGACCTACGCCATGTACTACTGGTGCTTTCACTACTTCAAACGTATCATGGAAACGTTCTTCGTCCATAGGTTCAGCCACGCGACTTCACCGATAGGGAACGTGTTCAGGAACTGTGCTTACTACTGGACCTTTGGTGCTTACATTGCGTATTACGTGAACCACCCTTTGTACACGCCGGTGAGTGACCTTCAGATGAAGATCGGTTTCGGGTTTGGTTTGGTCTGCCAAGTCGCAAACTTTTACTGTCACATTCTGTTGAAGAATCTGAGAGACCCTAGTGGCTCTGGAGGGTATCAGATCCCACGTGGCTTCCTCTTCAACATTGTTACGTGTGCCAATTACACGACTGAGATTTACCAGTGGCTAGGGTTCAACATCGCTACTCAGACCGTTGCGGGATACGTTTTCTTGGCTGTTGCTGCTCTGATTATGACTAACTGGGCTCTTGGAAAGCACAGCCGTCTGAGAAAG ATATTTGATGGGAAAGATGGGAAGCCGAAGTATCCAAGAAGATGGGTGATCTTACCTCCATTCCTGTAG
- the LOC106396201 gene encoding psbP-like protein 1, chloroplastic isoform X2, whose amino-acid sequence MSSMASLKLSPSSPISIPKRSGYVVRRGVSFIVRSEQSPSSSSDLQDKCDRRRLVVTLGVVAPWISLLCKAPVSC is encoded by the exons ATGTCGTCAATGGCTTCTCTGAAGCTTTCACCTTCTTCGCCAATCTCCATCCCTAAG AGAAGCGGGTATGTTGTTAGGAGAGGAGTATCATTTATTGTTCGGTCTGAGCAATCTCCGTCTTCCTCCTCTGATCTTCAGG ATAAATGTGATAGGAGGCGTCTGGTGGTAACATTAGGTGTTGTGGCTCCTTGGATCTCATTGCTTTGTAAAGCTCCAGTATCAT GTTGA
- the BNAC08G26110D gene encoding uncharacterized protein BNAC08G26110D, whose amino-acid sequence MGEKEKKSKKKKNKDSKSSPDISFKPSSDVKGLKFGGQIIVKSFTLRRARTLELLKLLSLPSPSSPPLLSTAAYIPTNFTILAHQAWHTLTLGLGTRKSKVVVFVFESEAMKTAVAAADGGLWPSEIPLGEVNKKMIRKLKNWEMARFKFRKGCLTFYVYAVRNAGSEGFAAAEDLKVILQAVVALKDFMDHTAMLVMPHQKAINYSSCPPFAMAH is encoded by the coding sequence ATGggagaaaaagagaagaaaagcaagaagaagaaaaataaagataGCAAATCCTCGCCGGACATCTCCTTCAAACCCTCCTCCGACGTTAAAGGTCTGAAGTTCGGCGGCCAGATAATAGTCAAATCATTCACATTACGGCGAGCAAGAACACTCGAGCTCCTAAAACTCCTCTCCCTCCCTTCTCCCTCATCACCTCCGCTTCTTTCCACGGCGGCGTATATTCCGACAAACTTCACGATCTTAGCTCACCAAGCATGGCACACACTGACCCTCGGACTAGGAACAAGAAAGTCCAAAGTAGTGGTCTTCGTGTTCGAATCCGAGGCGATGAAGACGGCGGTCGCGGCGGCGGATGGAGGATTATGGCCGTCGGAGATTCCGCTCGGTGAAGTGAACAAGAAGATGATTAGAAAGTTAAAGAACTGGGAGATGGCGAGGTTCAAGTTCAGGAAAGGATGCTTAACGTTTTACGTCTACGCCGTGAGAAACGCCGGAAGTGAAGGTTTTGCGGCGGCGGAGGACTTAAAGGTAATTTTACAGGCGGTGGTGGCTTTGAAAGACTTCATGGATCACACGGCGATGCTAGTAATGCCCCACCAGAAAGCTATTAATTACAGTTCTTGCCCTCCTTTTGCCATGGCTCACTAG
- the LOC106433983 gene encoding uncharacterized protein LOC106433983 encodes MLERWILEDEDGDYDDELGLFYVPIAERLNHRTDRGAGWRHVQQLMYESDQQCYDILRMNQRTFEALCKMLAERYGLKETHHVYLEESVAMFLETVGQDKMKRDIAARYQRSLDTVQRKLDDVLSAILKFTEVTLRPQEGEFGRVSHVLRNDDRYWPHFRDCIGALDGTHVSVRPPSQNTEVYKGRKQDPAMNVLAICNFDMKFIYAYLGVPGRAHDTKVLTHCGNEASFPHPPPRKYYLVDSGYSTRTGYLGPHRSM; translated from the coding sequence ATGCTTGAAAGATGGATATTAGAAGATGAGGATGGTGATTATGATGATGAGCTTGGTTTGTTTTATGTTCCTATCGCTGAGAGATTGAATCATAGAACAGATCGAGGAGCAGGATGGCGACATGTTCAACAACttatgtatgaatctgatcagCAATGTTATGACATTCTTCGAATGAATCAAAGGACTTTTGAAGCTTTGTGCAAGATGCTAGCTGAGCGATATGGATTGAAAGAGACTCACCATGTCTACCTTGAAGAATCTGTGGCGATGTTTCTCGAGACTGTTGGTCAAGATAAGATGAAGCGGGATATTGCTGCAAGGTATCAAAGATCATTGGATACGGTCCAACGGAAGCTTGATGATGTTTTGAGTGCTATTCTGAAGTTTACGGAGGTTACATTAAGACCACAAGAAGGCGAGTTTGGAAGAGTGAGTCATGTTTTGAGGAATGATGATCGGTATTGGCCTCATTTCAGAGATTGTATTGGAGCACTCGATGGAACTCATGTGTCGGTTCGCCCTCCAAGTCAAAATACAGAAGTGTATAAAGGTAGAAAGCAAGATCCTGCAATGAATGTTCTTGCTATATGTAACTTCGACATGAAGTTCATATACGCATATCTCGGTGTACCTGGTAGAGCACATGATACGAAGGTCTTGACTCATTGTGGGAATGAGGCTTCTTTCCCACATCCTCCTCCTAGAAAGTATTATCTAGTTGACTCGGGATATTCGACTAGGACGGGGTATCTTGGTCCGCATCGGAGTATGTGA
- the LOC106396198 gene encoding phragmoplastin interacting protein 1-like — MVLSNKKLKQKLRQDLVKSLSVSVAETNPESSSSLQSQSLKSLLDSASHKPRLSKREIRRKLDTSTRGDEPSEVEGDAEKTDEKIVKKRKRDDTVEDKVGEEGEGEKGVKEGEESQKKKAKKKKKQKKKKKRKTNKTPKKADEDKVEEKVKTEEIQVETESKEEEEDGIVPKKIYVGGIPYQSTEDEIRSYFRSCGVITKVDCKMRPEDGAFTGIAFITFETEDGANRALAFDRAAMGDRYLTIQQYVKTTPSVPRTRTSSGFVPEMVEGYHRVYIGNLAWDTTEREIRKLFSDCVINTVRLGKNKETGDFKGYAHVDFKDSVSVAMALKLDQQVICGRPVKVCCALKERPVGDHSTNPTPGETNMEETDAAADDVNYFENTMSSGKIKRRSCYECGEKGHLSTACPKKLQETVNARPPTMPSYDLQRSYGGSYMDETYTATNEGYSEGLASEVSTGKVKRRTCYECGEKGHLSTACPKKLQDAHKETVNARPAMFSYDYHQKNNGGGGGSYMNETYTAANEATSGSLPSEVSIGKIKRRSCYECGEKGHLSTACPNKLQNSDRTNSKADHQAVEARPVQVTSYNIQKESGDTDNRGGSYMDVTHAAEPVSVAVTVGTNEGGSASKVSAGKMKRRICHECGLKGHLSSACPKKQQK, encoded by the exons ATGGTGCTCTCGAACAAGAAGCTCAAGCAGAAGCTTCGCCAAGATTTGGTTAAATCTCTATCCGTCTCCGTAGCAGAAACCAACCCAGAATCATCCTCGAGCTTGCAATCTCAATCTCTGAAAAGCCTCCTTGACTCAGCCAGCCACAAACCCAGATTGTCAAAGAGAGAGATACGAAGAAAGCTCGATACTTCCACGAGAGGAGACGAACCCAGTGAAGTGGAAGGTGACGCTGAGAAAACTGATGAAAAGATTgtaaagaagaggaagagagacgATACTGTGGAAGACAAAgtaggtgaagaaggagaaggggaGAAAGGTGTTAAGGAAGGGGAGGAGTCCCAGAAGAAGAaggctaagaagaagaagaagcagaagaagaagaagaaacgaaaGACTAACAAAACTCCAAAGAAAGCCGATGAAGACAAAGTAGAAGAGAAGGTTAAGACAGAAGAGATTCAAGTTGAGACAGAGAG taaagaagaagaagaagatgggattGTTCCTAAGAAGATATACGTTGGTGGTATTCCTTATCAGAGCACAGAGGATGAGATTCGTAGCTACTTCAGAAGCTGTGGTGTCATCACTAAAGTTGACTGCAAGATGCGTCCTGAAGATGGTGCATTCACTGGCATTGCTTTCATCACCTTCGaa ACTGAAGATGGAGCTAATCGTGCTTTGGCTTTTGATAGAGCTGCAAT GGGTGATCGATACTTGACAATCCAGCAATACGTGAAAACCACACCTTCCGTGCCAAGAACAAGAACATCTTCTGGCTTCGTTCCAGAGATGGTTGAGGGTTATCACAGGGTGTACATTGGGAACTTAGCCTGGGACACAACAGAGCGTGAAATACGCAAGCTCTTCTCCGACTGCGTTATAAACACGGTGCGGTTGggcaaaaacaaagaaacaggGGATTTCAAAGGGTACGCGCATGTGGATTTCAAGGATAGCGTCTCTGTGGCCATGGCGCTTAAGCTGGATCAGCAGGTTATCTGTGGAAGACCTGTCAAGGTTTGCTGTGCTCTTAAAGAGAGACCAGTGGGGGATCATAGTACTAATCCTACACCTGGTGAAACAAACATGGAAGAGACTGATGCAGCTGCTGATGACGTGAACTACTTTGAAAACACGATGAGCAGCGGTAAGATCAAAAGGAGGAGCTGTTATGAGTGTGGAGAGAAGGGTCATCTTTCTACCGCCTGTCCCAAGAAGCTTCAAGAGACTGTTAACGCAAGACCACCGACCATGCCAAGCTATGATCTTCAAAGGAGCTATGGTGGTTCTTACATGGATGAGACATACACTGCTACAAATGAAGGTTATAGTGAAGGCTTAGCATCTGAGGTTAGCACTGGTAAGGTCAAAAGGAGGACTTGTTATGAGTGTGGAGAAAAGGGTCATCTTTCTACAGCCTGTCCCAAGAAGCTTCAAGATGCTCATAAAGAGACTGTTAACGCAAGACCGGCTATGTTTAGCTATGATTATCATCAAAAGAacaatggtggtggtggtggttcttACATGAATGAGACATACACTGCTGCAAATGAAGCGACTAGTGGAAGCTTACCATCTGAGGTTAGCATTGGTAAGATCAAAAGGAGGTCATGTTATGAGTGTGGAGAGAAGGGTCATCTTTCTACAGCTTGTCCCAATAAGCTTCAAAACAGTGATCGCACAAACTCAAAGGCGGATCACCAGGCTGTTGAGGCAAGACCGGTTCAGGTAACAAGCTATAATATTCAAAAGGAATCAGGAGATACTGACAACAGAGGCGGTTCTTACATGGACGTGACACATGCTGCTGAGCCGGTATCGGTTGCTGTCACTGTTGGAACTAATGAAGGAGGCTCAGCGTCTAAGGTTAGCGCTGGTAAGATGAAAAGGAGAATATGTCACGAGTGTGGATTAAAGGGTCATCTTTCTTCTGCATGTCCTAAGAAGCAGCAAAAATAG
- the LOC125592003 gene encoding uncharacterized protein LOC125592003, whose product MLLVYRCLICDFKLDLSCAKNPPLLEVDQDQHKLHLLKKKVSFTCDACELEGDRSPYLCLPCNCMFHVRCVNLGHGSPRICSILPGIWYCGCGSVHSDVVECGKIKELEEKLNDGDDDDDDVVIGPVCTDVNTIILHFTHDHYLKFHQDGRVDDVNARCNMCKLSVASTPHYACIVCSFFLHQRCTELPRRKRSILHDHHQLCLEGSNSTPDLEFHQNYFCCNACGHFNDGIKYTCHPGFNLDIGCASITLPFKSDIHPHTLTFVSTSKRKCGVCELWASPVLSCGECDFFLGFDCAQLPVLASHKYDKHALRLTGDVTRRDDYWCEICEKKVDGNAIFYTCDDSSCCSTFHTHCVIGGLNLDLHFCFMLFGRQYVVDDNTFAAPRHCCICGLGCKGPKVIKINQVGHADKYLCSSSCLMRNRYLLQNV is encoded by the coding sequence ATGTTACTGGTGTATCGTTGCCTCATATGTGACTTCAAACTGGATCTTTCTTGTGCTAAGAACCCACCGTTGCTTGAGGTTGACCAGGATCAACATAAACTCCACCTCCTTAAGAAGAAAGTCTCCTTCACTTGTGATGCTTGCGAGTTAGAAGGTGATCGATCTCCTTATCTTTGCCTCCCTTGCAATTGCATGTTTCATGTCCGTTGTGTCAATCTCGGACATGGCTCACCACGCATATGTTCCATTCTCCCTGGAATTTGGTATTGTGGTTGTGGTTCGGTCCATTCAGATGTTGTTGAATGTGGAAAGATAAAAGAACTTGAAGAAAAATTGAACGACGGTGATGATGACGACGATGATGTTGTTATTGGGCCTGTTTGTACAGATGTCAATACAATAATACTCCATTTCACACATGACCATTATCTAAAATTTCACCAAGATGGTCGAGTTGATGATGTGAATGCAAGATGCAATATGTGCAAGTTATCTGTTGCTTCTACTCCCCATTACGCTTGCATAGTTTGTTCTTTCTTCCTTCATCAAAGATGCACTGAGCTCCCTCGGAGAAAGAGATCTATTCTTCATGACCATCATCAACTTTGTTTGGAAGGCAGTAACTCCACACCAGATTTGGAGTTTCATCAAAATTACTTTTGTTGCAATGCTTGTGGCCATTTTAATGATGGTATCAAGTATACATGTCATCCAGGTTTCAACTTGGATATAGGATGCGCTTCAATCACTTTGCCCTTCAAATCTGATATCCATCCACACACACTTACTTTTGTATCAACTAGCAAAAGAAAATGTGGCGTCTGCGAGTTATGGGCTTCCCCTGTTCTGTCTTGTGGTGAATGTGATttctttttgggttttgattgtgCTCAGTTACCTGTATTGGCAAGTCACAAGTACGACAAGCATGCTCTCCGCTTAACCGGGGATGTAACTCGTAGAGATGATTACTGGTGCGAGATTTGTGAGAAGAAAGTTGACGGGAATGCAATATTCTATACTTGTGATGACAGCTCTTGTTGCTCCACCTTTCACACTCATTGTGTAATTGGTGGTCTAAACTTGGATTTACATTTCTGCTTCATGTTGTTTGGCCGTCAGTATGTGGTGGATGACAACACTTTTGCTGCGCCAAGACATTGCTGCATATGTGGCTTAGGATGCAAAGGTCCCAAGGTTATAAAGATCAATCAGGTTGGCCATGCTGATAAGTACTTGTGTTCTTCTAGCTGTTTGATGAGAAACCGCTATCTTCTACAGAATGTGTAa
- the LOC106396972 gene encoding protein ALP1-like produces MGPIKALKKRKRSAEKKADPNVLLAASAATDSLHDDDDDESQPSDWWDGFSRRISGPYSGSTDPKTFESVFKVSRKTFDYICSLVKDDFTAKPANFSDSNGNPLTLNDRVAVALRRLGSGESLSVIGESFGMNQSTVSQITWRFVESMEERALHHLSWPSKLDDIKSKFEKISGLPNCCGAIDITHVMMNLPNVELSNKVWLDGEKNFSMVLQAVVDPDMRFLDVIAGWPGSLSDDVVLKNSGFFKLVEKGKRLHGGKIQLSERTELREYIVGDSGFPLLPWLLTPYQGKPMSLPQTEFNKRHSETRKPAQMALSRLKDKWRIINGVMWMPDRNRLPRIIFVCCLLHNILIDMDDQTLDDRLLSPQHDVNYRQRSCKTVDEASSVLRDELSNQLWGENSSA; encoded by the exons ATGGGACCTATCAAAGCgttaaagaagaggaagagatcAGCCGAGAAGAAGGCTGATCCCAACGTCTTGCTCGCTGCTTCCGCCGCCACTGATTCTCTTCACGATGACGACGACGACGAATCTCAGCCGTCGGATTGGTGGGATGGATTCTCTCGCCGTATTTCTG GTCCGTACTCGGGGTCTACGGATCCAAAGACATTCGAGTCTGTCTTCAAAGTATCAAGAAAGACATTTGACTACATTTGCTCTCTCGTGAAAGACGACTTCACAGCAAAGCCTGCAAACTTCAGCGACTCAAACGGCAACCCATTAACTCTCAACGACCGTGTTGCTGTAGCGCTTAGGAGGCTCGGCTCTGGTGAGTCTCTCTCCGTCATTGGAGAGTCCTTTGGGATGAACCAGTCAACCGTTTCGCAGATCACTTGGCGCTTCGTTGAGTCCATGGAAGAGAGAGCCCTGCACCACCTCTCATGGCCTTCGAAACTCGACGATATCAAATCAAAGTTCGAGAAGATCTCAGGCCTTCCAAACTGCTGTGGAGCAATCGACATCACGCATGTCATGATGAACCTTCCCAATGTGGAACTGTCGAACAAAGTTTGGCTGGACGGAGAGAAGAACTTCAGCATGGTGTTGCAGGCTGTAGTGGACCCTGACATGAGATTCCTCGACGTGATCGCTGGTTGGCCTGGGAGTTTAAGCGACGACGTCGTCCTCAAGAACTCAGGATTCTTCAAACTCGTTGAGAAAGGGAAGAGACTCCACGGGGGAAAGATCCAGCTCTCGGAGAGAACAGAGTTAAGAGAATACATAGTAGGTGACTCAGGCTTTCCTCTTCTTCCGTGGCTTCTCACTCCATACCAAGGCAAACCCATGTCGCTTCCTCAAACAGAGTTCAACAAAAGACACTCCGAGACTAGAAAGCCCGCGCAGATGGCGTTGTCCAGGCTTAAAGATAAGTGGAGGATCATAAACGGAGTCATGTGGATGCCTGATAGAAACCGGTTACCGAGGATTATATTTGTCTGTTGCTTGCTGCACAACATTCTTATAGATATGGATGATCAGACTCTGGATGATCGTCTCTTGTCTCCCCAACATGACGTCAATTACAGGCAGCGAAGCTGCAAGACTGTCGATGAGGCTTCATCTGTCTTGAGAGATGAACTCTCTAACCAATTGTGGGGAGAAAATTCGTCAGCTTGA
- the LOC125591137 gene encoding uncharacterized protein LOC125591137, translated as MTSTSTNKVEKENIIVAFEDMFKKGYDSWQTFKNKYDTSRKKYTKFRKLTKNRTWIGFDNLGRIDMSDDWWSEREKECPGIRRSIWKEEFNMNLFEEEFRAVVVTGAEGWSAQHGEASLNSRVGGDEGDEADSQPAAETETQAAAETETQPQAHTQTQQKTHSGSSRGKRKRKEKDMVVEACDKRTEALMVKNRIAERMLERQEASSVENVLQILYIAWSERVVSTI; from the exons atgACCAGTACGTCTACGAATAAAGTAGAGAAGGAGAACATCATCGTGGCGTTTGAAGACATGTTTAAGAAAGGATATGATTCTTGGCAGACTTTCAAGAACAAATACGACACAAGTAGGAAGAAATACACCAAGTTTAGGAAGTTAACTAAGAATAGGACATGGATTGGGTTTGATAACTTGGGAAGGATCGATATGTCAGATGATTGGTGGAGTGAACGcgaaaag gaGTGTCCTGGGATTAGAAGATCCATATGGAAAGAGGAATTTAATATGAATCTGTTTGAAGAAGAGTTTCGTGCTGTAGTAGTAACTGGAGCAGAAGGATGGAGTGCTCAACATGGAGAAGCAAGCTTGAATTCTAGAGTGGGTGGAGATGAAGGTGATGAAGCCGATTCTCAGCCAGCAGCAGAAACAGAAACTCAAGCAGCAGCAGAGACAGAAACTCAGCCACAAGCTCATACACAAACCCAACAGAAGACTCATTCCGGAAGTTCAAGAGGAAAAAGAAAGCGTAAAGAGAAGGATATGGTTGTAGAAGCTTGTGACAAACGTACTGAAGCTCTTATGGTGAAGAATAGGATAGCGGAACGGATGTTGGAGCGTCAAGAAGCTTCTAGTGTTGAAAATGTGTTACAAATACTGTACATTGCCTGGAGTGAGAGAGTGGTCTCCACTATATGA